The Streptomyces sp. NL15-2K genome contains a region encoding:
- a CDS encoding GNAT family N-acetyltransferase, translating to MAHVDDRYAAHPFPELNGPGIRLRPWSPESDADVATWLRGTTDPEFRRWNTPLKPVTDADSARESLRFKAMRAAEGRAASYCVTDADTGTPLGHIGVDGINPDMRSARVGYWVLPEARGRRVATRALALTAHWAFTDLGLHRLELGHAVGHEASCRIAERCGLRYEGTLRGAIFEAGRHDAFRDRHLHARLATDPEPAVG from the coding sequence ATGGCCCACGTCGACGACCGATACGCCGCCCACCCCTTCCCCGAGCTGAACGGCCCCGGCATACGCCTGCGCCCCTGGAGCCCCGAATCCGACGCCGACGTCGCGACCTGGCTGCGCGGCACGACGGACCCGGAGTTCCGGCGCTGGAACACGCCGCTCAAGCCGGTCACCGACGCCGACAGCGCGCGCGAGTCACTGCGCTTCAAGGCGATGCGGGCGGCGGAGGGGAGGGCGGCGTCGTACTGCGTGACGGACGCCGACACCGGTACGCCCCTCGGCCACATCGGCGTCGACGGGATCAATCCCGACATGCGCTCCGCCCGCGTCGGCTACTGGGTCCTCCCCGAGGCCCGAGGCCGCCGCGTAGCCACCCGCGCCCTGGCCCTCACCGCCCACTGGGCCTTCACCGACCTCGGCCTTCACCGCCTCGAACTCGGCCACGCCGTCGGCCACGAGGCATCCTGCCGCATCGCCGAGCGGTGCGGACTCCGGTACGAGGGGACGCTGAGGGGTGCGATCTTCGAGGCGGGCCGGCACGACGCGTTCCGGGACAGGCACCTCCACGCGCGGCTGGCGACGGACCCGGAGCCGGCGGTGGGATGA
- a CDS encoding pyridoxamine 5'-phosphate oxidase family protein, producing the protein MALTREQREQFLAEPHVAALAVDAGAGRAPLAVPIWYQYEPGGDIWIMTALDSRKNRLISAAGRFSLMVDRLEPSIRYVSVEGPVVDTTPATLQQLREISARYLPAERVDAYVDFAWKNHGEQVVIHMRPERWVSSDLGTADDYAPLEAGPA; encoded by the coding sequence ATGGCCCTGACCCGCGAGCAGCGTGAACAGTTCCTGGCCGAGCCGCATGTCGCCGCGCTGGCGGTCGACGCGGGAGCGGGACGCGCCCCGCTCGCCGTACCCATCTGGTACCAGTACGAGCCCGGCGGCGACATCTGGATCATGACCGCGCTCGACTCCCGCAAGAACCGACTGATCAGCGCGGCGGGCCGGTTCTCGCTGATGGTCGACCGGCTCGAACCGTCCATCCGGTACGTGTCGGTCGAGGGGCCGGTCGTCGACACGACCCCGGCCACCCTCCAACAGCTCCGGGAGATCTCGGCCCGCTACCTCCCGGCCGAGCGGGTCGACGCCTATGTCGACTTCGCCTGGAAGAACCACGGCGAGCAGGTGGTCATCCACATGCGGCCCGAACGCTGGGTGTCCTCCGATCTCGGTACCGCGGACGACTACGCTCCGCTGGAAGCCGGTCCCGCGTGA
- a CDS encoding acetyl-CoA acetyltransferase, producing the protein MTRASRNVAIVGVSLSDCGRVDDATPYSLHAQAARRAVADAGLDHSLIDGFASAGTGTLAPVEVAEYLGLRPAWVDSTSVGGSTWEVMAAHAADAIAAGHANAVLLAYGSTARSDIRAGRRTGTLSFGSRGPLQFEVPYGHTLIAKYAMAARRHMLEHGTTIEQLASVAVQARANAALNPEAMFRDPITADDVRSGPMIADPFTKLHCCIRSDGGAAVLLAAEEYVRDCRTEPVWVLGSGEHVSHASMSEWPDFTVSPAAVSGRLAFERAGVRPDEIDFAEIYDAFTYMTLVTLEDLGFCGKGEGGAFVEKGRLSVEGGELPVNTDGGGLSAQHPGMRGLFLLVEAVRQLRGEAGERQVRARGGELPRLAVASGTGGWFCSSGTVVLGRG; encoded by the coding sequence ATGACGAGGGCATCACGGAACGTCGCGATCGTCGGTGTCTCCCTCTCCGACTGCGGCCGTGTGGACGACGCCACCCCGTACAGCCTGCACGCGCAGGCGGCCCGCCGGGCCGTGGCCGACGCGGGCCTGGACCACTCACTGATCGACGGCTTCGCCTCGGCCGGCACGGGCACACTCGCGCCCGTCGAGGTCGCCGAGTACCTGGGCCTGCGCCCCGCCTGGGTCGACTCGACCTCGGTCGGCGGCTCAACCTGGGAGGTCATGGCGGCCCACGCGGCGGACGCGATCGCGGCGGGGCACGCCAACGCGGTACTGCTGGCGTACGGGTCCACAGCCCGCTCCGACATCAGGGCGGGCCGGCGCACCGGCACCCTCTCCTTCGGCTCGCGCGGCCCGCTCCAGTTCGAGGTGCCCTACGGCCACACCCTCATCGCCAAGTACGCGATGGCTGCCCGCCGCCACATGCTCGAACACGGCACGACCATCGAGCAGTTGGCCTCCGTCGCTGTCCAAGCGCGGGCCAATGCGGCGCTGAACCCGGAGGCCATGTTCCGCGACCCGATCACCGCCGACGACGTACGGTCCGGCCCGATGATCGCCGACCCCTTCACCAAGCTGCACTGCTGCATCCGCTCCGACGGCGGGGCGGCGGTGCTGCTGGCGGCCGAGGAGTACGTACGGGACTGCCGTACGGAGCCGGTGTGGGTGCTCGGGAGCGGGGAGCACGTCTCGCACGCGTCCATGTCCGAGTGGCCGGACTTCACGGTCTCCCCGGCCGCCGTGAGCGGACGGCTCGCCTTCGAGCGGGCGGGGGTGCGGCCGGACGAGATCGACTTCGCCGAGATATACGACGCCTTCACCTACATGACCCTGGTGACCTTGGAGGACCTGGGTTTCTGTGGGAAGGGCGAGGGCGGGGCGTTCGTGGAGAAGGGGCGGCTGTCGGTCGAGGGCGGGGAGCTGCCGGTGAACACGGACGGGGGTGGGTTGTCGGCACAACATCCGGGGATGCGGGGGCTGTTTCTGCTGGTTGAGGCGGTGCGGCAGCTGCGCGGAGAGGCCGGGGAACGGCAAGTGCGCGCTCGGGGCGGAGAGTTGCCGCGGCTGGCGGTGGCATCGGGGACCGGGGGGTGGTTCTGCTCGTCGGGGACGGTGGTGTTGGGGCGGGGGTGA
- a CDS encoding serine/threonine-protein kinase, whose translation MVDQLTQHDPRRIGPFEVLGRLGAGGMGLVYLARSASGRRVAIKTVRTELAEDQLFRVRFTREVEAARAVSGFYTAAVVDADPRAAVPWLATAYVPAPSLEEIVNECGPLPAQAVRWLAAGVAEALQSIHGAGLVHRDLKPSNVLVVEDGPRVIDFGIASGVSNTRLTMTNVAVGTPAYMSPEQAKDSRSVTGASDVFSLGSMLVFAATGHPPFHGANPVETVFMLLREGPDLEGLPDELRPLIESCMQMEATARPNPADLQAQLAPHLFGSGSDDSGTASAWLPERAVGLIETRRGGRPAVKPTQGGGGRSGGGRVAPAAPIPPPPSRDPVVPAPGPGPVPSSAAAPAPVGAPDIGPVRLAGAAVPIGPGPRVADARAAAVKAPPPEAGLVASWSKPRPGVNGTDPAVGPAVPAAPPAPPETAAGWRPWRFRMSNDVWGTPSVAGDLVYVTSFEVHALDVATGRRRFKTRDVAWSMAVADGRIHASDGPTLFALDAREGADLWRLSTDAWVYSLKADRGTVITGTRGGGVQAWEASNGQKLWEITGCQTDFESPEAGPTLHEGTVYLWKDARLRALDARTGDERWSYPIGDAASCGGVPVRVAQAHDGYVYVSAGTRVLALDMASGRVRWHFEAPAVFLCAPTFVPGPAVAGGGIYLADYLGTVYALDATDGRDRWRIATEARASIEPVLVAAGHVHVGSGKGLYTLDAVTGTPKWRFQAGGDIVGAPAVAEGRIHFGSTDHLLYTLKADDGRLRWKLATGGEITGSPVVKDGVVYACSKDRCVYALDAEKGTGTARTA comes from the coding sequence GTGGTGGATCAGCTGACGCAGCACGATCCGCGGCGGATCGGGCCGTTCGAGGTGCTGGGACGGCTGGGTGCCGGCGGCATGGGGCTGGTCTATCTCGCGCGCTCGGCGTCCGGCCGGCGCGTGGCGATCAAGACGGTCCGCACGGAGCTCGCCGAGGACCAGCTCTTCCGCGTCCGCTTCACCCGTGAGGTGGAGGCGGCCCGAGCGGTCTCCGGTTTCTATACGGCGGCCGTGGTCGACGCCGATCCTCGTGCCGCCGTGCCGTGGCTGGCCACCGCGTACGTCCCCGCGCCCTCGCTCGAGGAAATAGTGAACGAGTGCGGGCCGCTCCCGGCCCAGGCGGTGCGCTGGCTGGCGGCGGGCGTGGCGGAAGCCCTGCAGTCCATTCACGGTGCCGGTCTGGTGCACCGCGACCTCAAGCCGTCCAACGTCCTCGTGGTGGAGGACGGCCCGCGGGTGATCGACTTCGGTATCGCGTCCGGCGTGTCGAACACACGTCTGACGATGACCAACGTAGCCGTCGGCACGCCCGCCTACATGTCCCCGGAGCAGGCGAAGGACTCGCGCAGCGTCACGGGCGCCAGCGACGTCTTCTCGCTCGGCTCCATGCTGGTCTTCGCCGCCACGGGACACCCGCCCTTCCATGGCGCCAACCCGGTCGAGACGGTGTTCATGCTGCTGCGGGAGGGCCCGGACCTCGAAGGCCTCCCGGACGAGCTGCGCCCCCTGATCGAATCCTGTATGCAGATGGAGGCCACGGCCCGCCCCAACCCGGCCGACCTCCAGGCCCAGCTCGCCCCCCACCTCTTCGGCTCCGGCTCAGACGACAGCGGCACGGCGTCGGCGTGGCTGCCCGAGCGGGCGGTCGGCCTGATCGAGACGCGGCGCGGCGGCCGGCCCGCGGTGAAACCGACGCAGGGCGGCGGTGGCCGCAGCGGCGGCGGCCGAGTGGCCCCCGCCGCCCCCATCCCGCCCCCGCCGTCCCGCGACCCCGTCGTTCCGGCGCCCGGCCCCGGCCCGGTGCCGTCCTCCGCCGCGGCCCCCGCGCCCGTCGGCGCCCCCGACATCGGCCCCGTCCGCCTGGCCGGCGCGGCGGTGCCGATCGGGCCCGGCCCGCGCGTCGCCGACGCCCGCGCCGCCGCCGTCAAGGCGCCCCCGCCGGAGGCCGGCCTGGTCGCCTCCTGGTCCAAGCCCCGCCCCGGCGTCAACGGCACAGACCCTGCCGTAGGCCCTGCCGTACCGGCGGCGCCCCCCGCGCCCCCGGAGACGGCGGCCGGCTGGCGGCCCTGGCGTTTCCGCATGTCGAACGACGTCTGGGGCACCCCCTCGGTCGCCGGCGACCTCGTCTACGTCACCTCCTTCGAGGTTCACGCCCTCGACGTGGCCACCGGTCGGCGTCGCTTCAAGACGCGGGACGTGGCCTGGTCGATGGCGGTCGCGGACGGCCGTATCCACGCCTCCGACGGACCCACCCTGTTCGCCCTCGACGCCCGCGAGGGCGCCGACCTGTGGCGGCTGTCGACGGACGCCTGGGTGTACTCCCTGAAGGCCGACCGGGGCACCGTGATCACCGGCACGCGCGGTGGCGGCGTCCAGGCCTGGGAGGCCTCCAACGGCCAGAAGCTGTGGGAGATCACCGGCTGCCAGACCGACTTCGAGTCCCCGGAAGCCGGACCGACGCTGCACGAGGGCACGGTGTACCTCTGGAAGGACGCCCGGCTGCGCGCCCTGGACGCCCGCACGGGCGACGAGCGCTGGTCGTACCCGATCGGCGACGCCGCCTCCTGCGGCGGGGTGCCGGTGCGGGTGGCGCAGGCCCACGACGGATACGTGTACGTGTCCGCCGGCACCCGTGTCCTCGCCCTGGACATGGCGAGCGGCCGGGTGCGCTGGCACTTCGAGGCGCCGGCGGTCTTCCTGTGCGCGCCGACCTTCGTACCGGGCCCGGCGGTCGCCGGCGGCGGCATCTACCTGGCCGACTACCTCGGCACGGTCTACGCCCTCGACGCCACCGACGGCCGCGACCGATGGCGCATCGCCACCGAGGCCCGGGCGTCCATCGAGCCGGTGCTGGTGGCCGCGGGACATGTGCACGTGGGCAGCGGCAAGGGGCTCTACACCCTGGACGCCGTCACCGGCACCCCGAAGTGGCGCTTCCAGGCGGGCGGCGACATCGTCGGCGCGCCGGCGGTGGCGGAGGGCCGTATCCACTTCGGCTCGACCGACCACCTGCTGTACACGCTCAAGGCCGACGACGGCCGCCTGCGCTGGAAGCTCGCGACGGGCGGCGAGATCACCGGCTCCCCGGTCGTCAAGGACGGGGTGGTGTACGCGTGCAGCAAGGACCGGTGCGTGTACGCGCTGGACGCGGAGAAGGGGACGGGGACGGCGCGGACGGCATAG
- a CDS encoding pyridoxal 5'-phosphate synthase, whose product MTTDLDELLRSLRVWDPEVTELPPFDPAAAPADPLSLFTEWFAAAVTAGQTEPHTMSLATADEEGLPDVRIVMLHGADADGWSFATHATSRKGHHLAARPYAALGFYWPLLGRQVRVRGPVTAAPEKAGQADLHARSTGALAAALTGCQSEALGSLAELARASEAAWEHAQREPDAPVPSWTLYHLQPEEVEFFQGDARRRHVRLNYRRGSGGWAKELLWP is encoded by the coding sequence ATGACAACGGATCTTGACGAGTTGCTGCGGTCACTGCGGGTGTGGGACCCGGAGGTCACCGAGCTGCCACCCTTCGACCCGGCGGCCGCACCCGCCGACCCGCTGTCCCTGTTCACCGAGTGGTTCGCCGCGGCGGTGACGGCCGGGCAGACCGAGCCGCACACCATGTCCCTCGCGACCGCGGACGAGGAGGGCCTGCCGGACGTACGGATCGTGATGCTGCACGGCGCGGACGCGGACGGCTGGTCCTTCGCGACCCACGCGACCAGCCGGAAGGGCCACCACCTCGCCGCCCGCCCGTACGCCGCCCTCGGCTTCTACTGGCCGCTCCTGGGCCGCCAGGTGCGGGTCCGGGGCCCGGTCACCGCAGCTCCGGAGAAGGCGGGACAAGCGGATCTCCACGCGCGGTCGACGGGGGCTCTGGCCGCCGCGCTGACCGGCTGCCAGAGCGAAGCCCTCGGCTCCCTGGCCGAGTTGGCCCGAGCCTCCGAAGCGGCCTGGGAGCACGCCCAGCGGGAACCGGACGCCCCGGTGCCGTCCTGGACGCTCTACCACCTCCAGCCGGAGGAGGTGGAGTTCTTCCAGGGTGATGCGCGACGGCGGCACGTGAGGCTCAACTACCGCAGGGGGTCGGGAGGTTGGGCCAAGGAGTTGCTGTGGCCGTGA
- a CDS encoding Zn-ribbon domain-containing OB-fold protein gives MSARSPESSRSPETERSPESPRSPVSPRYDLPEADAFTRTYWDAAERGRLLLRRCGACGRAHHYPREFCPHCWSEDVTWEPASGRAALYTWSVVHRNDLPPFTGRTPYVAAVVDLAEGPRMMTEVVECAHDDLRPGMELEVAFRDGVPVFRPCR, from the coding sequence GTGAGCGCGCGGAGCCCGGAGAGCTCGCGGAGTCCGGAAACCGAGCGGAGCCCGGAGAGCCCGCGGAGTCCGGTCAGCCCGCGCTACGACCTCCCCGAAGCGGACGCCTTCACCCGGACCTACTGGGACGCGGCGGAGCGGGGGCGGCTGCTGCTGCGGCGCTGCGGGGCGTGCGGGCGGGCCCACCACTACCCGCGCGAGTTCTGCCCGCACTGCTGGAGCGAGGACGTGACCTGGGAGCCGGCGAGCGGCCGGGCCGCGCTCTACACCTGGTCCGTCGTCCACCGAAACGACCTGCCGCCCTTCACCGGGCGCACACCGTACGTCGCCGCGGTCGTCGACCTCGCCGAGGGCCCGCGGATGATGACGGAGGTCGTGGAGTGCGCCCACGACGACCTGCGGCCGGGGATGGAGCTGGAGGTCGCCTTCCGGGACGGGGTTCCGGTGTTCCGGCCGTGCCGGTGA
- a CDS encoding DoxX family membrane protein: MDTIWLTGAQWLAVLRIGLGLWWLESWRHKDKKTWFEGGGITWAADVAAKHRWNAVRSGFDVVVAPRPRTMAYVVAYAELALGLGLILGFLTPLALVGGLLLNVLYFTLMIHDWAEQGQNSMMALISLVALFGMSWQSWSIDNALGLFQ; encoded by the coding sequence ATGGACACGATCTGGCTCACCGGTGCGCAGTGGCTGGCGGTCCTGCGCATAGGACTCGGGTTGTGGTGGCTGGAGAGCTGGCGGCACAAGGACAAGAAGACATGGTTCGAGGGCGGCGGGATCACCTGGGCGGCGGACGTGGCGGCCAAACACCGCTGGAACGCCGTGCGCAGCGGCTTCGACGTGGTCGTGGCGCCGCGCCCGAGGACCATGGCGTACGTCGTCGCCTACGCCGAACTGGCCCTGGGACTAGGGCTGATCCTCGGCTTCCTGACCCCGCTCGCGCTCGTCGGAGGCCTGCTGCTCAACGTCCTCTACTTCACCCTCATGATCCACGACTGGGCCGAGCAGGGGCAGAACTCGATGATGGCCCTCATCTCCCTGGTGGCCTTGTTCGGGATGTCGTGGCAGTCCTGGTCGATCGACAACGCGCTGGGGCTCTTCCAGTGA
- a CDS encoding acyl-CoA dehydrogenase family protein, whose translation MDASFTAEQDEIRRTLRELLRKRCGPDAVRAAVDSPAGHDPALWAALAERLGLPGLALPEAYGGVGCSATELALACEETGRALAPSPLLATAVLAAPLILALGTDAQRTELLPRIASGSLTATLAVPGTALAAALALTGENGTNGAHGVNGVHGGAWAGGGRAGGVQARRAGDGWRLYGQADQVLDGHSAGLLVVAAHAGGYARSRTLLFLVPGDADGLVRVRQTALDATRPQARVQLRDVKGELLGGEEADVLAALAAVGDTAAAVLAGEAVGAADQALGRTVEYVRQREQFGRAIGSFQAVQHRLADVYVQVRAARSAAYYAAWATANGERVGGLALAQALEALRYAAAEAIQLHGGIGFTWEHEAHSYFKRASGDELLFGPVHRLRAHAADAARLFEAKEVTV comes from the coding sequence ATGGACGCCAGCTTCACCGCCGAGCAGGACGAGATCCGCCGTACCCTGCGCGAACTGCTGCGCAAGCGGTGCGGACCGGATGCGGTGCGAGCCGCCGTGGACAGCCCCGCCGGACACGACCCCGCCCTGTGGGCCGCCCTCGCCGAACGCCTCGGCCTGCCCGGGCTCGCCCTTCCCGAGGCCTACGGCGGTGTCGGCTGCTCGGCGACCGAGCTCGCCCTCGCCTGCGAGGAGACGGGGCGCGCGCTGGCACCCTCGCCGCTGCTCGCCACCGCCGTGCTCGCCGCGCCGCTGATCCTCGCGCTGGGGACCGACGCCCAGCGGACCGAGCTGCTCCCGCGGATCGCCTCCGGCTCCCTCACCGCCACCCTCGCCGTACCCGGCACCGCCCTCGCCGCAGCCCTCGCGCTCACCGGCGAGAACGGCACCAATGGCGCTCACGGCGTCAATGGCGTCCACGGCGGCGCATGGGCCGGCGGCGGGCGCGCCGGGGGCGTGCAGGCCAGGCGGGCGGGAGACGGCTGGCGGCTGTACGGGCAGGCCGACCAGGTGCTCGACGGGCACAGCGCGGGTCTCCTCGTGGTGGCCGCACACGCCGGCGGGTACGCCCGCTCGCGGACGCTGCTCTTCCTCGTGCCCGGGGACGCGGACGGGCTGGTGCGCGTACGGCAGACCGCCCTCGACGCGACCCGGCCGCAGGCGCGGGTCCAACTGCGGGATGTCAAGGGGGAGTTGCTGGGTGGCGAGGAGGCGGACGTACTCGCCGCCCTCGCCGCCGTCGGTGACACCGCCGCCGCCGTCCTCGCGGGCGAGGCCGTGGGGGCCGCCGATCAGGCGCTGGGGCGGACCGTGGAGTACGTCCGGCAGCGGGAGCAGTTCGGGCGGGCGATCGGGTCCTTCCAGGCGGTGCAGCACCGGCTGGCCGACGTGTACGTACAGGTGCGGGCGGCGCGCTCGGCGGCGTACTACGCGGCCTGGGCCACCGCGAACGGGGAGCGCGTCGGCGGGCTCGCCCTCGCGCAGGCGCTGGAGGCGCTGCGGTACGCCGCCGCCGAGGCGATCCAGCTGCACGGCGGCATCGGTTTCACCTGGGAGCACGAGGCCCACTCGTACTTCAAGCGCGCCTCGGGAGACGAACTGCTGTTCGGGCCAGTGCACCGGCTGCGGGCGCACGCCGCCGACGCGGCCCGGCTCTTCGAGGCGAAGGAGGTGACGGTGTGA
- a CDS encoding TetR family transcriptional regulator — protein MRTVDGRVAGRRGQATRQKLLDCLSEMLSSSPYRDVKVIDVARKAGTSPATFYQYFPDVEGAVLEIAEQMAAEGAGLTELLEGRSWVGKAGWQTAQELVDGFLEFWRKNDAILRVVDLGAAEGDKRFYKIRMKILNSVNNSLVDAVAELQAKGRVDKDVSPAAVAGSIVAMLAAVASHQKGFQTWGVKQAELKPNLALLVHLGVTGKKPTR, from the coding sequence GTGCGTACCGTCGACGGCCGCGTGGCCGGCCGGCGTGGGCAGGCGACCCGGCAGAAGCTGCTCGACTGCCTCAGCGAGATGCTCAGCTCCTCCCCCTACCGGGACGTCAAAGTCATCGATGTCGCCCGAAAAGCGGGCACTTCGCCCGCAACCTTCTACCAGTACTTCCCGGACGTCGAGGGCGCCGTCCTGGAGATCGCCGAGCAAATGGCCGCCGAGGGCGCCGGGTTGACCGAGTTGCTCGAAGGGCGGTCCTGGGTCGGCAAGGCCGGCTGGCAGACCGCTCAGGAACTCGTCGACGGTTTCCTGGAGTTCTGGCGCAAGAACGACGCGATCCTCAGAGTCGTCGATCTGGGCGCCGCCGAAGGCGACAAACGTTTCTACAAGATCCGCATGAAGATCCTCAATTCAGTCAACAACTCCCTGGTGGACGCCGTCGCCGAGTTGCAGGCCAAGGGCCGGGTGGACAAGGACGTCAGCCCGGCGGCGGTCGCGGGCTCGATCGTCGCGATGCTCGCGGCCGTCGCCTCGCACCAGAAGGGCTTCCAGACGTGGGGCGTGAAGCAGGCTGAACTCAAGCCGAATCTCGCCCTGTTGGTGCATCTGGGCGTGACCGGCAAGAAGCCGACCAGGTAA
- a CDS encoding VOC family protein has translation MAENRASGYGEDVYAEGVPCWVDAQLPDVEAGKRFYGELFGWTFEEAYGGSVWARREGRPVAALDRKADGRLPTVWTVYFATPDIEGLADRVWAAGGQVVTAPVPVGDLGAAALVADPEGAVFGLWQPGSHAGFGSRHEPGTFVWAELYTRDIETANTFYGGLFHDALFGPEAHPDFGRAPVSDVFPTEMPPHFLVHFGVEDCETVLGTVNRLGGRVQAPPFETSYGRVAVVTDNQGASFAVLER, from the coding sequence ATGGCCGAAAACAGGGCATCGGGGTACGGAGAGGACGTCTACGCGGAGGGCGTCCCCTGCTGGGTCGACGCGCAGCTTCCCGACGTCGAGGCGGGCAAGCGGTTCTACGGCGAGCTCTTCGGATGGACCTTCGAGGAGGCGTACGGCGGTTCCGTATGGGCCCGTCGTGAGGGCAGGCCCGTCGCCGCCCTCGACCGCAAGGCCGACGGGCGTCTGCCGACCGTCTGGACGGTGTACTTCGCCACCCCGGACATCGAGGGGCTGGCCGACCGCGTCTGGGCGGCCGGCGGTCAGGTCGTCACCGCGCCGGTACCGGTCGGCGACCTGGGCGCGGCCGCCCTCGTGGCCGATCCCGAGGGCGCCGTCTTCGGTCTCTGGCAGCCGGGCAGCCACGCGGGCTTCGGCAGCCGGCACGAGCCGGGCACCTTCGTCTGGGCCGAGCTGTACACCCGGGACATCGAAACCGCCAACACCTTCTACGGCGGGCTCTTCCACGATGCCCTCTTCGGGCCGGAGGCCCACCCCGACTTCGGCCGCGCCCCCGTCTCCGACGTCTTCCCGACCGAGATGCCGCCCCACTTCCTCGTCCACTTCGGTGTCGAGGACTGCGAGACCGTCCTCGGAACGGTGAACCGGCTCGGCGGACGAGTCCAGGCGCCACCCTTCGAGACGTCGTACGGCAGGGTGGCCGTGGTCACCGACAATCAGGGGGCGTCGTTCGCGGTGCTGGAGCGGTAG
- a CDS encoding enoyl-CoA hydratase/isomerase family protein, which translates to MTVRLTADKDTGVAVVTLDRPGKLNAVDLAMAEELREIWRGLRFDDSVRAVVLTGAGERAFCTGLDRDAVVPQPSSPYMQDDPLLRIGPKANDLWKPVVAAVEGMACGGAFYLLGECEFVVAGADAAFFDPHTTYGMVSAYESMLMVQRMPYGEVARMMLMGTAERISARRAYEVGLVSEVAEAGGALDAAVACAAVIAGYPAEGVQGTVRALWAAREAALAPGFAQAPHLISLGNLPAGRQAELFAARRGDGFTMR; encoded by the coding sequence GTGACCGTACGCCTCACCGCCGACAAGGACACCGGCGTCGCCGTCGTCACCCTCGACCGGCCGGGCAAGCTCAATGCCGTCGACCTCGCCATGGCCGAAGAACTCCGGGAGATCTGGCGGGGGTTGCGGTTCGACGACTCCGTACGCGCCGTCGTGCTCACAGGCGCCGGCGAACGGGCCTTCTGCACCGGCCTCGACCGGGACGCCGTCGTGCCGCAGCCGAGCTCGCCGTACATGCAGGACGATCCCCTGCTGCGGATCGGGCCGAAGGCGAACGACCTGTGGAAGCCGGTCGTCGCCGCTGTGGAGGGGATGGCCTGCGGCGGGGCCTTCTATCTGCTCGGGGAGTGCGAGTTCGTCGTCGCCGGTGCCGACGCCGCCTTCTTCGATCCGCACACCACCTACGGCATGGTCAGCGCGTACGAGTCGATGCTCATGGTGCAGCGGATGCCGTACGGGGAGGTCGCGCGGATGATGCTGATGGGGACGGCGGAGCGGATCTCCGCGCGGCGGGCGTACGAGGTCGGGCTGGTGTCCGAGGTCGCCGAGGCGGGTGGGGCGTTGGACGCCGCGGTCGCCTGCGCCGCCGTCATCGCCGGGTATCCGGCCGAGGGTGTGCAGGGGACCGTCCGTGCGCTGTGGGCGGCGCGGGAGGCGGCGCTGGCGCCGGGGTTCGCCCAGGCGCCGCACCTCATCTCGCTGGGCAACCTGCCCGCGGGCCGCCAGGCGGAGCTGTTCGCCGCCCGGCGGGGCGACGGGTTCACGATGCGGTGA
- a CDS encoding nitroreductase family deazaflavin-dependent oxidoreductase, with product MVRRAIPQGVQRVVRKTAQETVQKVSSTRGFAKVAPHVVPALDRAVHRLTRGRVLLSAQLLPGMILTSTGAKSGLPRRTPLACMPEEGGASWILIGSNFGRPGHPAWTGNLLAHPDASISWKGRDIPVTARLLEGEERAAAWKAVLAFWPPYATYQARVEREIRLFRIVRTGSYESERP from the coding sequence ATGGTCCGGAGGGCGATCCCGCAGGGGGTCCAGAGGGTGGTCCGGAAGACGGCGCAGGAGACGGTCCAGAAGGTGTCGTCGACCCGTGGCTTCGCCAAAGTCGCCCCCCATGTCGTCCCCGCCCTGGACCGTGCCGTCCACCGGCTCACGCGCGGCCGTGTGCTGCTCAGCGCGCAGCTGCTGCCCGGGATGATCCTGACCTCGACGGGGGCCAAGAGCGGCCTGCCCCGGCGGACGCCGCTGGCCTGCATGCCTGAGGAGGGCGGCGCGAGCTGGATCCTCATCGGCTCCAACTTCGGGCGGCCCGGCCATCCCGCCTGGACCGGCAACCTGCTCGCCCATCCGGACGCCTCCATCAGCTGGAAGGGACGGGACATCCCCGTCACGGCCCGGCTGCTGGAGGGCGAGGAGCGGGCGGCCGCCTGGAAGGCGGTGCTGGCATTCTGGCCGCCGTACGCCACGTATCAGGCACGGGTGGAGCGGGAGATACGGCTCTTCAGGATCGTACGGACAGGATCGTACGAAAGTGAGCGCCCATAA